In a single window of the Streptococcus ilei genome:
- a CDS encoding DUF3021 domain-containing protein produces the protein MMKNHFTNALKGILIGLILSILFSFLNSPSTYTPLSPSSAVGQWMQAHEVHGSLVMLYCTLIWAGIGLLFSLGSVLFNKDWSLLRATVSHYLLMLFGFLPLATLGGWFPMKISFYLSVIFEFSFVYLIVWAVSYYLNKKKVDDINRQLQGKA, from the coding sequence ATGATGAAAAACCATTTTACCAACGCTTTGAAAGGGATCTTGATCGGTCTCATCCTCTCTATCCTCTTTTCTTTTTTAAACTCCCCTTCCACTTATACGCCTCTCAGTCCTAGCTCAGCTGTCGGCCAGTGGATGCAAGCCCACGAAGTTCATGGATCCCTTGTTATGCTCTATTGTACCCTTATCTGGGCCGGTATCGGACTCCTCTTCAGCTTGGGGAGTGTCCTTTTCAACAAAGATTGGAGCTTGCTTCGCGCGACCGTCAGCCACTACCTCTTGATGCTCTTTGGTTTCCTACCTTTAGCAACCTTGGGTGGCTGGTTCCCAATGAAAATCAGTTTTTATCTCTCTGTCATTTTTGAGTTTAGCTTCGTCTATCTCATTGTCTGGGCTGTCTCTTACTACCTCAATAAAAAGAAAGTGGATGACATCAATCGTCAGTTGCAAGGAAAGGCTTGA
- the ruvA gene encoding Holliday junction branch migration protein RuvA: protein MYEYIKGILTKITAKYIVVETAGIGYLLHVANPYAYSGKMNQEVHVYLHQVVREDAHLLYGFATEEEKQLFLNLISVSGIGPVSALAIIAADDNAGLVQAIESKNITYLTKFPKIGKKTAQQMVLDLEGKINLDLEDAPAQSKAKVAEENQSLEEAMEAMLALGYKATELKKIKKFFEGTSDTAENYIKSALKMLVK, encoded by the coding sequence ATGTACGAATACATTAAAGGAATCTTGACGAAAATCACTGCTAAATACATTGTGGTAGAAACAGCTGGAATCGGCTATCTCTTGCATGTGGCCAATCCCTATGCCTACTCTGGCAAAATGAATCAAGAGGTGCACGTCTATCTGCACCAAGTGGTCCGTGAAGACGCTCACCTTCTCTATGGTTTTGCAACCGAAGAAGAGAAACAGCTCTTTTTAAACTTGATCTCAGTCTCTGGGATTGGACCTGTCTCAGCTCTGGCTATCATTGCTGCAGACGATAATGCAGGTCTTGTCCAAGCCATCGAAAGCAAGAACATTACCTACTTGACCAAGTTTCCAAAGATCGGCAAGAAAACAGCTCAACAGATGGTGCTGGACTTGGAAGGTAAGATCAATCTTGACCTAGAAGATGCACCGGCTCAGTCTAAAGCCAAAGTTGCAGAAGAAAACCAATCCCTTGAAGAAGCTATGGAAGCCATGTTGGCATTGGGCTACAAGGCAACGGAACTTAAGAAAATCAAGAAATTCTTTGAAGGAACTTCTGATACTGCTGAAAACTACATCAAGTCTGCCCTTAAGATGTTGGTGAAATAG
- the nrdI gene encoding class Ib ribonucleoside-diphosphate reductase assembly flavoprotein NrdI, giving the protein MEKKMKVCFVYISLSGNTESFVRRLSDYLWEQYPDLVIEKIHVKDLVKEGKPFFEVDTPFIAFLPTYLEGGNGVDNGDVEILTTDVADFIAYGNNATKCLGVVGSGNRNFNNQYCLTAKQYSQRFGFPMLADFEMRGMLGDIKKVAGIIEDLYHF; this is encoded by the coding sequence TTGGAGAAAAAAATGAAAGTATGTTTTGTCTATATCAGTTTAAGTGGCAATACTGAAAGTTTTGTCCGTCGCCTCAGTGACTATCTATGGGAGCAGTACCCTGACTTAGTTATTGAAAAAATCCATGTCAAAGACCTGGTCAAAGAAGGGAAGCCTTTCTTTGAAGTCGATACTCCTTTTATCGCCTTTTTACCTACCTATCTTGAAGGAGGAAATGGTGTTGATAATGGGGATGTGGAGATTTTAACGACCGATGTAGCAGACTTTATTGCCTACGGAAACAATGCCACTAAATGCTTGGGAGTTGTAGGATCTGGAAACCGCAACTTCAACAATCAATATTGCCTAACGGCCAAGCAGTACAGTCAACGCTTTGGCTTCCCTATGCTAGCAGACTTTGAGATGCGAGGGATGCTAGGGGATATCAAAAAAGTAGCTGGTATTATCGAAGACTTGTATCACTTTTAA
- a CDS encoding LytTR family DNA-binding domain-containing protein codes for MKVTVTIDPHFQEEGVAITAPQPSERIQKVQQFIEELDQKERLRAKKDGETYLVETHLFHRFYIENRQVVGETKDDHFILTGPLYQLSEDLPIYFLKISQSEIINTKEIDHLHFTGSGSVQIYLKNGRMTYSSRRYLKAIKEKLS; via the coding sequence ATGAAAGTAACAGTAACCATTGACCCTCATTTTCAAGAAGAAGGTGTTGCTATCACAGCGCCACAACCTAGCGAACGCATCCAGAAAGTCCAACAATTCATAGAGGAATTGGACCAGAAGGAACGCTTGCGAGCGAAAAAGGATGGGGAAACCTATCTTGTAGAGACCCACTTGTTTCATCGTTTCTATATTGAAAACCGGCAAGTGGTGGGGGAAACAAAGGATGACCACTTCATCCTCACAGGTCCTCTCTACCAACTCTCTGAAGACTTGCCCATCTACTTTTTAAAAATTTCCCAATCTGAAATTATCAATACCAAAGAAATCGATCACCTGCATTTTACCGGTAGCGGATCGGTTCAAATCTATCTCAAAAACGGAAGGATGACTTACTCCTCTCGTCGTTATTTAAAAGCTATTAAGGAGAAACTCTCATGA
- the mutS gene encoding DNA mismatch repair protein MutS, whose protein sequence is MAAEKISPGMQQYLDIKKDYPDAFLLFRMGDFYELFYEDAVNAAQILEISLTSRNKNAENPIPMAGVPYHSAQQYIDVLIEKGYKVAIAEQMEDPKQAVGVVKREVVQVITPGTVVDSTKPDSANNFLVALSHDETDYGLAYMDLVTGEFQVTSLNDFAMVCGEIRNLRAREIVLTYSLSEMEERVLLGQMNLLLSPISEVAEDVQLLGAELTHLERIAAGGLLQYVQETQKRELHHIKPAHHYEVRDFLQMDYATKASLDLTENARTGKKHGSLYWLLDESKTAMGGRLLRAWIQKPLMDRHRIEERQEIIQVFLDHFFERSDLADRLKGVYDIERLASRVSFGKITPKDLLQLGETLRHVPLIKSLLVEMGEPVLDPLIAQLDELPELCRLIEAAIDPDAPIVLTEGNIIRTGFDPTLDQYRVVLREGTGWIAEIEAKEREASGITGLKIDYNKKDGYYFHVTNSQLSRVPAHFFRKATLKNSERFGTEELARIEGEMLEAREQSTSLEYAIFLRIREEVGKYIQRLQSLAQALATVDVLQGLACVAERQQLTRPVFQEARDIRIEKGRHPVVEKVMGAQSYIPNSILMDETCDIQLITGPNMSGKSTYMRQLAIIVIMAQIGSFVPAQAAILPLFDAIYTRIGAADDLVSGQSTFMVEMMEANNAIRQATPASLILFDELGRGTATYDGMALAQAIIEYIHDRTGAKTLFATHYHELTDLEQTLSRLRNVHVATLEKDGQVTFLHRIEEGPADKSYGIHVAKIAGLPSDLLKRADAILSQLEGQSQEVPVAAPTKQSSQELGEQLSLFAADTTHPVLEELNNLDIYNMTPMEVMMAVAEMKKRI, encoded by the coding sequence ATGGCAGCAGAAAAAATATCACCTGGCATGCAGCAATACCTAGATATCAAAAAAGACTATCCGGATGCTTTTTTGCTCTTTCGGATGGGGGATTTTTACGAGCTCTTTTATGAAGATGCCGTCAATGCCGCACAGATTTTAGAGATTTCCTTGACTTCAAGGAATAAAAATGCAGAAAATCCGATTCCCATGGCTGGAGTACCTTATCATTCAGCCCAGCAGTACATCGATGTTTTGATCGAAAAAGGCTATAAGGTGGCTATTGCAGAGCAGATGGAAGATCCTAAGCAAGCCGTCGGTGTGGTCAAGCGGGAAGTGGTCCAAGTCATTACTCCAGGGACCGTTGTCGATTCGACCAAGCCAGACAGCGCCAACAACTTCTTGGTAGCCTTGTCTCATGATGAGACGGATTATGGCCTTGCCTATATGGACTTGGTGACTGGAGAGTTTCAGGTCACTAGTTTGAATGATTTTGCCATGGTCTGTGGGGAAATACGAAACCTGCGGGCGCGTGAAATTGTCTTGACCTACTCCTTGTCAGAAATGGAAGAAAGAGTCCTTCTTGGCCAAATGAACCTCTTACTCTCCCCTATCTCAGAAGTGGCGGAGGATGTTCAACTTCTAGGGGCTGAGTTGACTCATTTGGAGAGAATAGCGGCTGGAGGTCTGCTCCAATACGTACAGGAAACCCAGAAGCGGGAGCTCCACCATATCAAGCCTGCCCATCACTATGAAGTCCGTGATTTCTTGCAGATGGATTATGCGACCAAGGCGAGTTTGGACTTGACAGAGAATGCCCGGACAGGTAAAAAACACGGCAGCCTCTACTGGCTCCTAGATGAAAGCAAGACAGCCATGGGAGGTCGTCTCTTACGGGCTTGGATCCAGAAACCCTTAATGGACCGTCATCGGATCGAAGAGCGCCAAGAGATTATCCAAGTCTTCTTGGACCATTTCTTTGAGCGAAGTGATCTGGCAGATCGTCTCAAAGGTGTGTATGACATCGAGCGTTTGGCCAGTCGGGTCTCCTTTGGCAAGATTACTCCCAAGGACCTCTTGCAATTGGGCGAAACGCTGCGCCACGTTCCCTTGATCAAGTCGCTTTTGGTCGAGATGGGAGAGCCTGTTCTAGACCCCCTCATTGCCCAGTTAGATGAGCTACCAGAGCTTTGCCGTCTCATCGAAGCAGCGATTGACCCGGATGCCCCGATTGTTCTGACAGAAGGCAATATCATCCGTACCGGTTTTGATCCAACCCTGGATCAGTACCGTGTCGTCCTCCGAGAAGGGACCGGCTGGATTGCAGAGATTGAAGCCAAGGAACGCGAAGCCAGTGGTATTACCGGTCTTAAAATTGACTACAACAAAAAAGACGGTTACTATTTCCATGTGACCAACTCCCAATTATCCCGTGTGCCAGCTCATTTCTTCCGCAAGGCGACCTTGAAAAACTCCGAGCGTTTTGGGACAGAAGAATTGGCTCGGATTGAAGGAGAGATGCTAGAAGCTCGGGAACAATCAACCAGTCTGGAGTATGCGATTTTCCTACGAATCAGAGAGGAAGTCGGCAAGTACATTCAGCGCTTGCAGTCACTAGCCCAAGCTCTAGCAACGGTGGACGTTTTGCAGGGGCTGGCCTGTGTGGCTGAAAGGCAACAACTGACCCGTCCAGTCTTCCAAGAGGCGCGTGATATCCGGATTGAAAAGGGCCGTCACCCGGTTGTTGAGAAGGTAATGGGAGCTCAAAGCTACATTCCCAATAGTATCCTCATGGATGAGACCTGTGATATCCAGTTGATTACGGGGCCCAATATGAGCGGGAAGTCCACCTATATGCGTCAATTGGCTATCATTGTCATTATGGCCCAGATTGGCTCCTTTGTACCAGCTCAAGCGGCAATCCTCCCTCTCTTTGATGCCATTTACACTCGGATTGGGGCGGCAGATGACTTGGTGTCCGGCCAGTCGACCTTTATGGTTGAGATGATGGAGGCCAACAATGCCATTCGTCAAGCGACTCCAGCCTCTCTTATCTTGTTTGATGAGTTGGGACGGGGAACGGCGACCTATGATGGCATGGCTCTGGCCCAAGCCATTATCGAATACATTCATGACCGGACAGGGGCCAAGACACTCTTTGCTACCCACTACCATGAGCTAACCGACTTGGAGCAGACCCTATCTCGCTTGCGCAATGTCCACGTCGCTACCTTGGAGAAGGACGGCCAAGTGACCTTCTTGCACCGGATCGAAGAGGGACCTGCTGATAAATCCTACGGGATCCATGTAGCTAAGATTGCAGGCCTGCCAAGCGATCTCTTGAAGCGGGCAGATGCCATCCTGAGTCAACTAGAAGGCCAAAGCCAAGAAGTGCCAGTAGCAGCTCCAACCAAGCAATCCTCTCAAGAGCTTGGAGAGCAGTTATCTCTGTTTGCGGCAGACACCACTCACCCAGTACTAGAAGAATTAAACAATCTCGATATCTACAACATGACCCCGATGGAAGTCATGATGGCAGTTGCCGAGATGAAAAAGAGAATATAA
- a CDS encoding ABC transporter permease: MKKNPIYMYVLLALSAMGTLLTAQSFFGLAKVEITDETAASLNLTTAIEREEYKAFLEKLIVALRGPIAWLLLSLLIGGLIAVGYFFLSKKDIVKATYAYMGQIGAFVLISLHNFWSYRSSMSVITTDKLRTLIQASSLYALVLSIVVALVYLGILLYKLKNRPASDLSA, from the coding sequence ATGAAGAAAAATCCGATTTATATGTATGTCTTGCTAGCCCTCTCAGCGATGGGAACTCTATTAACTGCTCAGTCCTTCTTTGGATTGGCTAAAGTGGAGATCACAGATGAAACGGCAGCTTCTTTGAACTTAACCACTGCAATTGAACGGGAAGAATATAAAGCCTTCCTTGAAAAACTAATCGTAGCGCTACGCGGACCGATTGCTTGGTTGTTGCTATCTCTTTTAATTGGGGGCTTAATTGCTGTTGGCTATTTCTTCCTGTCTAAAAAGGATATTGTCAAGGCAACCTACGCCTATATGGGTCAAATTGGAGCCTTTGTCCTAATAAGCTTGCACAATTTCTGGTCTTATCGTTCTTCCATGTCGGTGATCACAACAGATAAATTGCGGACCTTGATACAGGCTTCTAGCTTATATGCGCTTGTCTTGAGTATAGTTGTAGCCCTTGTTTACCTGGGAATCCTTCTCTACAAATTAAAAAATAGACCAGCTAGCGACCTTTCAGCTTAG
- the argS gene encoding arginine--tRNA ligase: MNHKELIASELAKVIEDLDQETILNLLEQPKSSDLGDIAFPAFSLAKIERKAPQAIAADIAEKIDASHFEKVVATGPYVNFFLDKSQISDQVIKSVIQAGADYGQQEEGQGANVTIDLSSPNIAKPFSVGHLRSTVIGDAISNIYKKMGYNTIKINHLGDWGKQFGLLMVAYKKWGSKEAVEANPIDELLKLYVRINAEIENDPALDDEGRLWFKKLEDGDPEATELWQWFRDESLVEFNRIYKLLGVEFDSLNGEAFYNDKMDEAVQILEEKGLLKESKGASIVELDDVNLPPAMIKKSDGATLYITRDIATAIYRARTYNFVKNIYVVGQEQSNHFRQLKAVLKKMGFEWSDDMIHVDFGLVTKNRQKLSTRKGNIILLEPTLQEAISRAKAQIEEKNPELENKEEVAHAVGVGAVKFYDLKTDRRNGYDFDLEAMVSFEGETGPYVQYAYARIQSILRKANFTPSADATYSLSDPESWEIIKLLQDFSRVVKRAAENYDPSLIAKYAINLAQAFNKYYAHTRILDESPERDSRLALSYSTAVVLKEALRLLGVDAPDKM; encoded by the coding sequence ATGAATCATAAAGAACTTATTGCAAGTGAATTGGCAAAAGTCATCGAAGACTTAGACCAAGAAACTATCTTAAATTTACTAGAGCAACCAAAATCTTCAGACCTCGGAGATATCGCCTTTCCTGCCTTTTCTTTGGCTAAAATCGAACGCAAAGCTCCTCAAGCGATTGCTGCTGATATTGCGGAAAAAATCGATGCCTCTCACTTTGAAAAAGTCGTTGCTACTGGTCCTTACGTAAACTTCTTCTTAGATAAATCACAAATCTCTGACCAAGTCATCAAATCTGTTATCCAAGCGGGTGCTGACTATGGACAACAAGAAGAAGGCCAAGGAGCGAACGTTACCATCGACCTTTCTAGTCCAAACATCGCAAAACCATTCTCAGTTGGTCACTTACGTTCAACCGTTATCGGGGATGCTATTTCAAACATCTATAAAAAAATGGGCTACAACACCATTAAAATCAACCACTTGGGAGACTGGGGTAAACAGTTCGGTCTTTTGATGGTAGCTTACAAAAAATGGGGTAGCAAGGAAGCTGTCGAAGCTAATCCAATCGACGAATTGTTGAAACTTTATGTTCGCATCAATGCCGAAATCGAAAACGATCCTGCTTTGGACGATGAAGGACGTCTCTGGTTCAAGAAATTGGAAGATGGAGATCCAGAAGCAACTGAATTGTGGCAATGGTTCCGTGACGAGAGCTTGGTAGAATTCAACCGTATCTACAAACTCCTCGGTGTTGAATTTGACAGCTTAAACGGAGAAGCCTTCTACAATGACAAGATGGACGAAGCTGTCCAAATCCTTGAAGAAAAAGGTTTGTTGAAAGAGTCTAAGGGGGCTAGCATCGTTGAGTTGGATGATGTCAACCTACCACCAGCTATGATTAAAAAATCAGATGGTGCCACTCTTTATATCACTCGTGATATCGCAACCGCTATCTACCGTGCACGGACTTACAACTTTGTGAAAAACATCTATGTTGTAGGTCAAGAACAATCCAACCACTTCCGTCAGTTGAAAGCTGTTTTGAAGAAAATGGGATTTGAATGGAGCGACGATATGATCCACGTTGACTTTGGTTTGGTGACAAAGAACCGCCAAAAATTGTCAACTCGTAAAGGAAATATCATCCTGCTCGAACCAACCCTTCAAGAAGCTATCTCTCGTGCTAAAGCTCAGATCGAAGAAAAGAATCCTGAACTAGAAAACAAGGAAGAAGTAGCACATGCAGTCGGTGTTGGTGCGGTTAAATTCTATGACTTGAAGACAGACCGTCGAAACGGGTATGACTTTGACCTTGAAGCCATGGTATCCTTCGAAGGAGAAACTGGACCATACGTTCAATACGCTTATGCTCGTATCCAATCTATCCTTCGCAAAGCCAACTTCACACCATCAGCAGATGCGACTTATAGCTTGAGCGATCCTGAAAGCTGGGAAATCATCAAGCTTCTCCAAGACTTCTCTCGTGTTGTCAAACGTGCTGCTGAAAACTATGATCCATCCTTGATTGCCAAATATGCCATCAACTTGGCTCAAGCCTTCAACAAGTACTATGCTCACACTCGGATCTTGGATGAAAGCCCAGAACGTGATAGCCGTCTTGCTCTTAGCTACTCAACAGCAGTTGTTTTGAAAGAAGCGCTTCGTCTATTGGGTGTGGATGCGCCTGATAAGATGTAA
- the argR gene encoding arginine repressor, with protein sequence MKKDERQLLIREIIQNEKLSTQKEIQDRLDQRGAGVTQTTLSRDLREIGLIKVKEKGGLYYKLADEPDRTDIFRLIAQYAQVVSRAEFTLVVRTELGEAAILANAVDEILDDQILGTVAGANTLLIVCKDQEVAQTVQQTILQHSSH encoded by the coding sequence ATGAAAAAAGATGAACGTCAGCTTTTGATTCGAGAAATTATCCAAAATGAGAAGTTATCGACGCAAAAAGAAATTCAAGACCGTTTAGATCAGAGAGGGGCGGGAGTGACCCAGACAACCTTATCCAGAGACCTACGAGAAATTGGTCTGATCAAAGTAAAAGAGAAGGGTGGTCTCTATTATAAATTAGCCGATGAACCTGATCGAACAGATATTTTTAGACTGATTGCTCAATATGCACAAGTGGTCTCGAGAGCAGAGTTCACACTGGTTGTTCGGACGGAGCTTGGAGAGGCGGCGATTTTAGCCAATGCAGTCGATGAAATTTTGGATGATCAAATCCTTGGAACCGTCGCAGGGGCCAATACCCTTTTAATTGTTTGCAAGGACCAAGAAGTCGCACAAACGGTCCAGCAGACCATTCTCCAACATTCTAGTCACTAG
- the mutL gene encoding DNA mismatch repair endonuclease MutL, translating to MSQIIELPEILANQIAAGEVIERPASVVKELVENSIDAGASQIVVEIEEAGLKTIQITDNGQGIAHEEVELALRRHATSKIKSQADLFRIRTLGFRGEALPSIASVSVMTILTAQEGASHGTKLEAKGGEITSLEPATSPVGTKIKIEDLFFNTPARLKYMKSQQAELSHIVDILNRLSLAHPEIAFTLINDGHEMTRTAGTGNLRQAIAGVYGLATAKKMVAIETGDLDFEVSGFVSLPELTRANRNYISLFINGRYIKNFLLNRAILDGYGSKLMVGRFPIAVINIQIDPYLADVNVHPTKQEVRISKERELMDLISQAIVSTLKEQDLIPDALENLAKSTLRRTEKPVQTSLPLKENSLYYDRDKGDFFVRPEVGESRPSGEISPEQTILFAPEEGNQETKSPAIKFAERKTPQYDQLDHPELDLASLDKAYDKLEGEEASTFPELEYFGQMHGTYLFAQGNGGLYIIDQHAAQERVKYEEYRESIGDVDGSQQQLLVPYIFEFPTDDLIRLQQRKHLLEEVGVYLEEYGANQLILREHPIWMKEEEIESGIYEMCDMLLLTKEVSIKKYRAELAIMMSCKRSIKANHTLDDYSARDLIYQLSQCDNPYNCPHGRPVLVNFTKSDMEKMFRRIQENHTSLRELGKY from the coding sequence ATGTCACAGATTATCGAATTACCAGAAATTCTAGCCAATCAGATCGCTGCCGGTGAGGTCATCGAGCGCCCTGCTAGTGTGGTCAAGGAACTGGTTGAAAACTCCATCGATGCAGGAGCCAGTCAGATTGTCGTAGAGATTGAAGAAGCGGGCTTAAAGACCATTCAAATTACGGATAATGGACAAGGGATTGCCCACGAGGAAGTGGAATTAGCCCTTCGTCGCCATGCGACTAGTAAGATTAAGAGTCAAGCCGATCTCTTTCGGATTCGGACCCTAGGCTTCCGTGGCGAGGCCTTGCCCTCCATTGCCTCTGTCAGTGTTATGACCATTCTAACAGCTCAGGAAGGAGCCAGTCATGGAACCAAGCTAGAGGCTAAAGGGGGGGAAATCACTTCTCTTGAGCCGGCGACTAGCCCTGTGGGGACTAAAATTAAGATCGAGGACCTCTTTTTCAATACACCAGCCCGCCTCAAATATATGAAGAGCCAACAGGCAGAGTTGTCCCATATCGTCGACATTCTCAATCGCTTGAGTCTGGCCCATCCAGAGATTGCCTTCACCTTGATCAATGACGGCCATGAAATGACACGGACGGCAGGGACGGGAAATCTCCGCCAAGCCATCGCAGGAGTCTACGGCCTTGCTACCGCCAAGAAAATGGTTGCCATCGAGACAGGTGATTTGGACTTTGAAGTGTCCGGCTTCGTCTCTTTGCCAGAACTGACCCGGGCCAATCGCAACTATATTAGCCTTTTTATCAACGGCCGTTACATCAAGAATTTCTTGCTCAACCGGGCTATCTTGGATGGCTACGGCAGTAAACTCATGGTCGGACGCTTCCCGATAGCGGTCATCAATATCCAGATTGACCCCTATCTAGCTGATGTCAATGTCCACCCGACCAAGCAAGAGGTCCGTATTTCTAAAGAACGAGAACTGATGGACTTGATTTCCCAAGCGATTGTTTCCACTTTGAAAGAGCAAGATCTGATTCCAGATGCTTTGGAAAATCTGGCCAAATCGACACTTCGTCGAACAGAAAAGCCGGTTCAGACCAGTCTCCCCCTAAAAGAAAACAGCCTCTATTACGACCGAGACAAGGGAGATTTCTTTGTCCGTCCAGAGGTTGGGGAATCTCGTCCAAGTGGTGAAATAAGCCCAGAGCAAACGATTCTCTTTGCCCCAGAAGAGGGAAATCAGGAGACTAAGTCACCAGCTATCAAGTTTGCGGAGCGAAAGACGCCTCAGTACGACCAACTAGACCACCCAGAGTTGGATCTGGCTAGTCTAGACAAGGCCTATGACAAGCTGGAGGGAGAGGAAGCATCCACCTTCCCAGAGTTGGAATATTTTGGTCAGATGCATGGAACCTATCTCTTTGCCCAAGGAAATGGGGGCCTATATATCATTGACCAGCACGCGGCCCAAGAGCGGGTCAAATACGAAGAATACCGGGAGAGTATCGGGGATGTGGACGGCAGTCAGCAACAACTGCTGGTCCCTTATATCTTTGAGTTCCCTACAGACGATCTGATCCGCCTGCAACAGCGCAAGCACCTCTTAGAAGAAGTGGGCGTCTACTTAGAAGAATACGGAGCTAACCAGTTGATCTTGCGGGAGCATCCGATCTGGATGAAGGAAGAAGAGATCGAGTCGGGTATCTACGAAATGTGTGACATGCTCCTCTTGACCAAGGAAGTGTCCATCAAGAAATACCGGGCTGAGTTGGCTATCATGATGTCCTGCAAACGCTCCATCAAGGCCAACCATACACTGGACGATTACTCTGCACGCGACCTGATCTATCAACTGTCCCAATGTGACAACCCCTATAACTGCCCTCACGGTCGTCCGGTTTTGGTTAACTTTACCAAGTCGGATATGGAAAAGATGTTCCGACGCATTCAGGAAAATCACACTAGCCTACGGGAATTGGGCAAATATTAA